In Verrucomicrobiota bacterium, the DNA window TTCTGGAACGTAGATCGTCCGGCGCCGGCGCTGCGGCTTCCGCCGGGTTCGCGGATTCGCGAAGGGGTGCGGCTGCGGGTCGGTTGGTTTCATCCGATGGTCATTCACGATTCGCAAGTGACGATTTGCATGGCCGAGCCGGAGCTTTACGAAATCTGGGATCATGAAGCGAAACTCCTGGCCGAGCACCTCAAACCCCGCCGCGTTCTCCTGAACATGGATGAAGTGCGCCTGGGCGGCACGTGCCAGGCTTGCCAGGGCAAAGACATGGATTGGTGGATTTGGAACAGGCCACTGGCCTGTTGCGGCAGGCTACCAGCCTGCCGCAATGTTCGGCGGCAAGTTGCCGCCGAAAACGGCCTGGTAGCCCGTTCCACCCATTTTCAAAACACGCTCAAATCCCAAAATCGTATTTGTCGATGTTCTCTTTCGTGAAGCGGATCGGCTCCGCCATGATAACGGTCTTCGGGTCTTGCTGGCTGAGCGTGATCTTGCCGTGGCCGGGAACATCCTGGCCGTCCGCCGGCGGTTTTCCATCCACCAGCATTTTCGCGAGCCGCACAGTCAACGCGCCGAGCGCGCGCGGGTCCCAGAGATAGAACGACTGAAGCACGCCTTCCTTGAGGTAGGGCCGCATTTTGTTCGGGGTTGAATTGCCCGTCAACGCGACCTTGCCGATTTTGCCCGCGCGTTTGATCGCCTCGGCCGCGCCGGGCACGGAATTGGAATCGAACGCAACGATCCCTTTCAAATTCGGATAGGCATTGAGCAACGTCTCGACTTTTTGCCGGGCGAAATTCTCGTCTTCCTTGGTTACCTCCGTCGCGACCAGTTTCAGCTTCGGATATTTTTCCTTGGCGCGGGCTTCGGAGAAACGGCGCCAGGTATTCAAATTCGCGGCGTCCAGGCTGGCAATGGCGATGGCCCATTCGCCTTCCTCGCCCATCTGCCGCGCCAGATCGTCGATCAAGGTTTCGCCCAGGACTTTTTCATCGACCTGGTTCACGAACAAATCGCGCCCGCTCTCCGGCGCGTCGCTGTCCCAGGTGAGCACTTTGATGCCCTGGGCTTTCGCTTTTTCGACGAACCGCACGATGGTTTTCGGCTGGTTCGGCGCAACGCAAATGGCGTTCACGCCCTGGCGAATCCAGGTGTCGAAGAACTTGTTTTGCTCGCTGCCACTC includes these proteins:
- a CDS encoding autoinducer 2 ABC transporter substrate-binding protein; this encodes MRFACEIIAFAALAGLLTGCGDHKTADSPAAPALKISPGRSVIAVLPKLVNIDYFDACKRGASKAAEELGVTLIYDGPTEPSGSEQNKFFDTWIRQGVNAICVAPNQPKTIVRFVEKAKAQGIKVLTWDSDAPESGRDLFVNQVDEKVLGETLIDDLARQMGEEGEWAIAIASLDAANLNTWRRFSEARAKEKYPKLKLVATEVTKEDENFARQKVETLLNAYPNLKGIVAFDSNSVPGAAEAIKRAGKIGKVALTGNSTPNKMRPYLKEGVLQSFYLWDPRALGALTVRLAKMLVDGKPPADGQDVPGHGKITLSQQDPKTVIMAEPIRFTKENIDKYDFGI